The Mesorhizobium loti genome includes a region encoding these proteins:
- a CDS encoding aminopeptidase P family protein, whose translation MFQTFDSAGDPAVGKSRVALLRQWLEANGLDGFIVPRADEHQGEYVADRSARLKWLTGFSGSAGVAIVLRDRAFVFVDGRYTLQVRSEVDLDVFSIESLVDNPPAVWLKDNLGKGARLGFDPWLHTISEVKALQASADKSGAALVPLDKNPIDIIWKDQPQPPVAPVELHPIGFAGELAKDKLARLAIAIAKDGATHAVLTDPSSIAWAFNIRGGDVPHTPLALGFAILAADGSHQLFMDKRKFSRQVAAYLTQLAEPHEPGEFEAAIVALAKSGAKIALDPVLAADRLRMLVEENGGTVIAAVDPARIPRATKNQAEINGSRAAHRRDGAAVAKLLCWLERQKPGSLDEITVVTRLEESRRQTGEETQMPLRDVSFDTISGAGPNGAIMHYRVSRATSRKLQSGELFLLDSGAQYQDGTTDITRTVPIGQPTQEMRERFTLVLKGMIGISTLRFPAGTRGSEIDAVARMALWKHGCDFAHGTGHGVGSYLAVHEGPQRIARTGTEKLLEGMMLSNEPGYYKEGSYGIRIENLILVTPAQEIEGGDIAMHGFETLTLAPIDTRLVQSDLLTRDELHWLDAYHARVLAEIGPMLDGETLAWLEKATAPLPHDAKI comes from the coding sequence ATGTTCCAGACTTTCGATTCCGCGGGCGACCCGGCCGTCGGCAAGTCACGCGTGGCGCTGCTGCGCCAATGGCTTGAAGCCAACGGGCTGGATGGCTTCATCGTGCCGCGCGCCGACGAGCATCAGGGCGAATATGTCGCCGACCGTTCGGCGCGGCTGAAATGGCTGACCGGCTTCAGCGGCTCGGCCGGTGTTGCCATCGTCCTGCGCGACCGCGCCTTCGTCTTTGTCGACGGGCGCTACACGCTGCAGGTGCGCAGCGAGGTCGATCTCGACGTCTTTTCGATCGAAAGCCTGGTCGATAACCCGCCGGCTGTCTGGCTCAAAGACAATCTTGGCAAGGGCGCACGGCTCGGCTTCGATCCATGGCTGCACACGATCAGCGAGGTCAAGGCGCTGCAGGCCTCAGCCGACAAATCAGGCGCCGCGCTGGTGCCGCTCGACAAGAACCCGATCGACATCATCTGGAAGGATCAGCCGCAGCCGCCCGTTGCCCCGGTCGAGCTTCACCCGATCGGCTTTGCCGGCGAACTCGCCAAGGACAAGCTGGCGCGGCTGGCGATTGCGATCGCCAAGGACGGCGCCACCCATGCCGTGCTGACCGACCCTTCCTCCATCGCCTGGGCTTTCAACATCCGTGGCGGTGACGTGCCGCACACGCCGCTGGCGCTCGGCTTCGCCATTCTCGCCGCCGACGGATCGCACCAGCTTTTCATGGATAAGCGCAAATTCTCGCGCCAGGTCGCGGCCTACCTCACCCAGCTCGCCGAGCCGCATGAGCCCGGCGAATTCGAAGCGGCAATCGTGGCGCTTGCCAAGAGTGGCGCGAAAATCGCGCTCGACCCGGTGCTGGCGGCCGACAGGTTGCGCATGCTGGTCGAGGAGAATGGCGGCACGGTGATTGCAGCAGTCGACCCTGCCCGCATCCCGCGCGCCACCAAGAACCAGGCCGAGATCAATGGCTCGCGCGCGGCGCATCGGCGTGATGGCGCGGCTGTGGCGAAGCTTTTGTGCTGGCTGGAGCGGCAAAAACCCGGCTCGCTCGACGAGATCACGGTCGTCACCAGGCTGGAGGAGTCGCGGCGGCAGACCGGCGAGGAAACGCAGATGCCGCTGCGCGACGTCTCCTTCGACACCATTTCGGGCGCCGGACCGAACGGCGCCATCATGCATTACCGCGTGTCGCGCGCCACCAGCCGCAAGCTGCAGTCCGGCGAACTGTTCCTGCTCGATTCCGGCGCGCAGTATCAGGACGGCACCACCGACATCACGCGTACCGTGCCGATCGGCCAGCCGACGCAGGAGATGCGCGAACGCTTCACCCTGGTGCTGAAAGGCATGATCGGCATCTCGACGCTGCGCTTTCCCGCCGGCACGCGCGGCTCGGAGATCGATGCCGTCGCCCGCATGGCGCTGTGGAAGCACGGTTGCGACTTCGCCCATGGCACCGGCCATGGCGTCGGCTCGTATCTGGCCGTGCATGAAGGGCCGCAGCGCATTGCCCGCACCGGCACCGAAAAGCTGCTGGAAGGCATGATGCTGTCCAACGAGCCCGGCTACTACAAGGAAGGTTCCTACGGCATCCGCATCGAGAATCTTATCCTGGTGACGCCGGCGCAAGAGATCGAGGGCGGCGACATCGCCATGCACGGCTTCGAGACGCTGACGCTGGCACCGATCGACACCAGACTGGTGCAGTCAGACCTCTTGACGCGTGACGAACTGCACTGGCTCGACGCATACCACGCGCGCGTGCTGGCCGAGATCGGACCGATGCTGGATGGCGAGACGCTGGCCTGGCTGGAAAAGGCGACCGCGCCACTGCCGCACGACGCCAAGATTTAG
- a CDS encoding 50S ribosomal protein L11 methyltransferase, translated as MTQTRLYFTTGKIESISIFAALEAAFEEEGLPIAVLEVDEDKDIHEVSLYADGDIEMVETRLKDILAGLSLSKPIEREALPDIDWVAHSLEELKPVRAGRFFVHGAHDRRKRHSGELAIEIEAGLAFGTGHHGTTAGCLEMLEKVVRRERPRNALDLGTGSAVLAIAVAKLAHIPVLATDIDPVAVRVAAANARLNHVKALVETATAPGFHHPIFGKRAPFDLIVANILARPLMRLAPQMAGHIALGGSIVLSGILERQRDAVISAYVGQNFRHVRTLHREGWVTIHLKH; from the coding sequence ATGACCCAGACGCGCCTCTACTTCACCACCGGAAAGATCGAATCCATCAGCATTTTCGCGGCGCTCGAGGCGGCCTTCGAGGAAGAAGGCCTGCCGATCGCCGTCCTGGAGGTCGACGAGGACAAAGACATCCACGAAGTGTCGCTCTATGCCGATGGCGACATCGAAATGGTCGAAACCCGCTTGAAGGACATCCTTGCCGGGCTCTCCCTGTCGAAGCCGATCGAGCGCGAGGCCCTGCCCGACATCGACTGGGTGGCGCATTCGCTGGAAGAGTTGAAGCCGGTGCGCGCCGGCCGTTTCTTCGTCCACGGCGCGCATGACCGGCGCAAGCGCCACAGCGGCGAACTCGCCATCGAAATCGAGGCCGGCCTCGCCTTCGGCACCGGTCACCACGGCACCACCGCCGGCTGCCTCGAAATGCTGGAGAAAGTGGTGCGGCGCGAGCGTCCGCGCAATGCGCTCGACCTCGGCACCGGCAGTGCGGTGCTGGCGATTGCCGTCGCCAAGCTGGCGCATATTCCGGTGCTGGCGACCGACATCGATCCTGTGGCGGTGCGGGTGGCCGCCGCCAATGCGCGGCTCAACCACGTCAAGGCGCTGGTGGAAACGGCAACCGCGCCGGGCTTCCACCACCCGATCTTCGGCAAGCGCGCGCCTTTCGATCTGATCGTCGCCAACATACTGGCGCGGCCGCTGATGCGGCTGGCGCCGCAGATGGCCGGTCACATCGCACTTGGCGGCTCGATCGTCCTGTCGGGCATCCTCGAGCGCCAGCGCGACGCCGTCATCTCGGCCTATGTCGGCCAGAATTTTCGCCACGTGCGCACCTTGCACCGCGAGGGCTGGGTGACGATCCACCTCAAACACTGA